Proteins from a genomic interval of Candidatus Babela massiliensis:
- a CDS encoding phosphomannomutase has product MHSSIFRKYDINCNIFQEEIYTLGQAFAYYFTRYSDSVKTVIIGRDNCKNSAFIEQELSRALTDTGLNVIILGACTNPIIHFSLNILPVQASLMITSSSTQLNNSNIIKIYLNKELVWGKEIELISNIFYNQKIYKSFIKGSEKHHSMVERYIDWLAHKFNYLQDFNQKININCSSDIPQNIVSDLFQKIKLNTIKIASETDQDNLQSIDYNVDLNLSLKNSCKRLIVHADNSIIDSDKLIAIYSKDIINKNPNTTIIYDTECSLFLDELITNLKANYKRVNNSTIDITDEMKSLNSPFAADSTGQFYFQDNYFGYSDALYSALRLMDILYKNQKNLEYLLLELPHFYNIPEIKIDCNSKDIADKLIENTYRFFAAKTDITLSKNNGIQAILPYGNAKLKSLNNSIISIKCESKTLEGLEKVKNDFINIFRDHIDSKILTSNINQLNKLN; this is encoded by the coding sequence ATGCACAGCTCGATATTTAGAAAATATGATATAAACTGCAACATATTTCAAGAAGAAATTTACACATTAGGACAAGCATTTGCTTATTATTTCACTAGATATTCAGATTCAGTTAAAACTGTCATTATTGGAAGAGATAACTGCAAAAATTCAGCATTTATAGAACAAGAACTATCCCGTGCTTTAACTGATACCGGACTCAATGTAATTATACTCGGCGCCTGTACAAATCCTATAATACACTTTTCTTTAAATATATTACCAGTTCAAGCAAGCCTAATGATAACATCAAGCTCTACTCAATTAAATAATAGCAATATAATAAAAATTTACTTAAATAAAGAATTAGTCTGGGGAAAAGAAATAGAACTGATCAGCAATATATTTTATAACCAAAAAATTTATAAATCTTTTATTAAAGGATCGGAAAAACATCATTCCATGGTTGAACGATATATCGATTGGTTAGCTCATAAATTTAATTATCTTCAAGATTTTAATCAAAAAATTAATATAAACTGCTCAAGTGACATTCCTCAAAATATAGTTTCAGATCTGTTTCAAAAGATAAAATTAAACACCATCAAAATTGCCTCAGAGACTGATCAAGATAATTTACAATCAATCGATTATAATGTTGATCTAAATTTAAGCTTAAAAAATAGCTGTAAAAGATTAATAGTACATGCAGATAACAGTATAATAGATTCTGATAAACTTATTGCCATTTATTCAAAGGATATTATTAATAAAAATCCTAATACTACAATAATATATGATACTGAATGCTCATTGTTTTTAGATGAACTAATAACTAATTTAAAAGCAAATTATAAAAGAGTAAATAATAGCACTATTGATATAACTGATGAAATGAAGTCTTTAAATTCGCCATTTGCAGCAGATTCTACAGGCCAATTCTACTTTCAAGATAATTACTTTGGTTATAGTGATGCTCTTTATTCTGCTTTAAGATTAATGGATATACTATATAAAAACCAAAAAAATTTAGAATATTTATTATTAGAACTTCCACATTTCTATAACATTCCAGAAATAAAAATAGACTGCAATAGTAAAGATATCGCAGATAAATTAATAGAAAATACTTATCGCTTTTTTGCAGCAAAAACCGACATAACTTTATCAAAAAATAACGGTATTCAGGCTATATTGCCTTATGGTAATGCTAAATTAAAAAGTTTAAATAATTCAATAATATCTATTAAGTGCGAATCCAAAACTTTGGAAGGACTGGAAAAAGTAAAAAATGATTTTATTAATATTTTTAGAGATCATATAGATAGCAAAATATTAACCAGCAATATAAATCAACTTAATAAGCTAAATTAA
- a CDS encoding peroxiredoxin, translating to MLVGKVAPEIVCQAIIDNKIQDIKLSDFKNKYKVLFFYPLDFTFVCPTEIHAFQDLIEEFKKRDAIILGISIDSVYSHEAWLKQPKEEGGIHGVTFPLLSDITKSISSNYHVLDEKAGVALRGLFIIDQDNIIQSMQINNLSVGRNIHEVLRLIDAIDFAKNNKQVCPANWTAEQKALSPDQEGLSKYFKTKK from the coding sequence ATGTTAGTAGGTAAAGTAGCACCTGAAATAGTATGTCAAGCAATTATAGATAACAAAATACAAGATATAAAATTATCTGATTTTAAAAATAAGTATAAAGTTTTATTTTTTTATCCTCTTGATTTTACATTCGTTTGTCCTACAGAAATACATGCTTTTCAAGATTTAATAGAAGAATTTAAAAAACGAGATGCAATAATCTTAGGAATATCTATAGATTCTGTTTACAGCCATGAAGCTTGGTTAAAACAACCAAAAGAAGAAGGCGGTATTCATGGAGTTACATTTCCCCTTCTATCAGATATAACTAAAAGTATATCAAGTAACTATCACGTTCTTGATGAAAAAGCAGGAGTTGCTTTAAGAGGTTTATTTATTATTGATCAAGATAATATTATCCAATCTATGCAAATTAATAATCTATCAGTTGGCCGCAATATACATGAAGTTCTAAGATTGATAGATGCTATAGACTTTGCAAAAAATAATAAGCAAGTTTGTCCAGCAAATTGGACAGCAGAACAAAAAGCATTAAGTCCAGATCAAGAAGGTCTATCAAAATATTTTAAAACAAAAAAGTAA
- a CDS encoding AAA family ATPase — protein sequence MIPLKLQIKNFVSYGPKTQTIDFGAYNLICLSGKNGHGKSALLDALTWSIWGQARKISGSSRSDEALLHLGQTSMMVVLDFLCMSVQYRIRREFTQLSGKKSCSSLEFGIIDNQSGIFKPLTEKTIRDTQSKIEKIVGLDYDSFINSAFLRQGQSNEFSKKSPGDRKEVLANILGLNRFENIKKLALQRTRDSINIRDYSIQICTQLEKELASKIIIKDQLSQIINDIENLSQEEHILKDRLKDIKKAQESIITLKSKAQQIYFEKEQLATSIKVKTEDILKDFNKWRTVFRKSKNFQNIEQIDQIYNRLVLELKDLQIIIRERVNVKEQLFTKKEKFYQYVQNITQEFNTKLDNKKLELKHNQISLKNLEEKLEELEKTYSEDLCQLQKLNQELNLLISQNFSYDEIKNINDNIEKELYIFDRRKSYYSKFEAQIFWNQNQLKDLESKIVLIEKDSQASCPLCLQNLNSDYKDNLNINLEQDKLFLNNRLNKLKHLTSKLRDILTQQNDKIIKLKYEIERYNIFQVKKESTEKDIEKLNELIKHKDNEIIRYRNLIANQKMTLDKVIQDIKLNESQFESTVLNDITYKSLKSEIDNLDSYLNSINIDEQKEVYLIAEIHKLEEIKKEQAYFLSEFALQQDRQDKIGHLIAEVKELKKFKKEKESQYQELNFVFEKELLLQNQEYLIDQKLQEISLKKEKLILQQGSIAEQDKILDQKNKEYNDQKCNLDTLSREIEDYKAISTALGKDGIQALLIEDAIPEIENEANILLGRMTDNQSHIIIESLKDLKSGGTKETLDIKISDPLGLRPYELFSGGEAFKIDFALRIAISKLLARRAGASLQTLIIDEGFGSQDEEGLAHIMNIIYKIQEDFEKIIVVSHLNSMKEQFPVHFLVHKTPQGSLIKVVEQG from the coding sequence ATGATTCCTTTAAAATTACAGATCAAAAATTTTGTTAGCTATGGCCCTAAAACTCAAACTATCGATTTTGGTGCATACAATTTGATTTGTTTATCAGGTAAAAACGGACATGGTAAGTCTGCATTACTTGATGCGCTTACATGGTCTATCTGGGGACAAGCACGTAAGATAAGTGGTTCCTCGCGATCTGATGAAGCTTTATTGCATTTAGGTCAAACTTCTATGATGGTAGTATTGGATTTTTTATGTATGTCAGTCCAGTATAGAATTAGAAGAGAATTTACGCAATTATCAGGCAAAAAATCATGCTCTAGTTTGGAGTTTGGTATTATAGATAATCAAAGCGGAATATTTAAACCTCTTACAGAAAAAACTATAAGAGATACGCAGTCAAAAATAGAAAAAATAGTAGGACTTGATTATGATTCTTTTATAAATTCTGCTTTTTTACGACAAGGACAATCTAATGAATTTTCTAAAAAATCTCCAGGAGATCGTAAAGAAGTTTTAGCAAATATTTTGGGGCTTAATCGTTTTGAAAACATTAAAAAATTAGCACTTCAAAGAACTAGAGATTCTATAAATATTCGAGATTATAGTATTCAAATTTGTACTCAACTTGAAAAAGAATTAGCATCTAAAATAATTATTAAAGATCAGTTAAGTCAGATAATTAATGATATTGAAAATCTATCTCAAGAAGAACATATTTTGAAAGATAGATTAAAAGATATAAAAAAAGCTCAAGAATCTATTATAACTTTAAAATCTAAAGCTCAACAGATATATTTTGAAAAGGAACAATTAGCAACTTCTATAAAAGTTAAGACAGAAGATATATTAAAAGATTTTAATAAATGGCGTACCGTTTTTAGGAAAAGTAAAAATTTTCAAAATATAGAACAAATAGATCAGATTTATAATAGATTGGTTTTAGAATTAAAAGATCTTCAAATAATTATAAGAGAAAGAGTAAACGTTAAAGAGCAATTGTTTACAAAAAAAGAGAAGTTCTATCAATATGTACAAAATATTACTCAAGAGTTTAACACTAAATTAGATAACAAGAAATTAGAACTCAAACATAATCAAATTAGCTTAAAAAATTTAGAAGAAAAATTAGAAGAGCTAGAAAAAACTTATTCAGAAGATTTATGTCAACTTCAGAAATTAAATCAAGAATTGAATTTATTAATTTCACAAAATTTTTCTTATGACGAAATTAAAAATATAAATGATAATATTGAAAAAGAGTTATATATTTTCGATCGACGAAAGTCTTACTATAGTAAATTTGAAGCACAAATTTTTTGGAATCAAAATCAATTAAAAGATCTTGAGAGCAAAATAGTTTTAATAGAAAAAGATTCTCAAGCATCTTGTCCACTTTGTCTTCAAAATTTAAATTCTGATTATAAAGATAATTTAAATATTAATCTTGAACAAGATAAATTGTTTTTAAATAATAGATTAAATAAGCTAAAACATTTAACTTCTAAATTAAGAGATATTTTAACTCAACAAAATGATAAAATTATAAAATTAAAATATGAAATTGAGAGATATAATATTTTTCAGGTCAAAAAAGAAAGTACTGAAAAAGATATAGAAAAATTAAATGAATTAATAAAGCATAAAGATAATGAGATTATAAGATACAGAAATTTAATAGCAAATCAAAAAATGACTTTAGATAAGGTTATTCAAGATATTAAATTAAATGAATCTCAATTTGAGAGTACTGTTTTAAATGATATAACATATAAATCTTTAAAATCAGAAATTGATAATTTAGATTCTTATTTAAATTCAATTAATATCGATGAGCAAAAAGAAGTTTATTTAATCGCTGAGATACATAAGCTAGAAGAAATAAAGAAAGAACAAGCTTATTTCTTATCTGAGTTTGCTTTACAGCAAGATAGGCAAGATAAAATTGGGCATTTAATAGCTGAAGTTAAAGAACTAAAAAAATTTAAAAAAGAAAAAGAATCTCAATATCAAGAGTTGAATTTTGTTTTTGAAAAAGAGTTACTTTTGCAAAATCAGGAATATTTAATTGATCAAAAATTACAGGAAATATCGTTAAAAAAAGAGAAGCTTATTCTACAACAAGGTTCTATTGCTGAGCAAGATAAGATCCTAGATCAAAAAAATAAAGAATATAATGATCAAAAATGTAATTTAGATACTCTATCTAGAGAAATTGAGGATTACAAAGCTATATCGACGGCTTTAGGTAAAGATGGAATACAAGCACTTTTAATCGAAGATGCAATACCAGAAATAGAAAATGAAGCGAATATTCTTTTAGGTCGTATGACTGATAATCAATCTCATATTATAATAGAGTCTTTAAAAGATCTTAAAAGCGGTGGCACTAAAGAAACTTTAGATATCAAAATCTCTGATCCTTTAGGCTTGAGGCCCTATGAGTTGTTTTCTGGTGGAGAAGCTTTTAAAATTGATTTTGCTTTACGTATTGCAATTTCTAAACTTCTTGCTCGAAGAGCTGGAGCTTCTTTACAAACTTTGATAATCGATGAGGGTTTTGGATCTCAAGATGAAGAAGGATTAGCTCATATCATGAATATTATCTATAAAATTCAAGAAGATTTTGAGAAAATTATAGTTGTATCTCATTTAAATTCAATGAAAGAACAATTTCCAGTTCATTTTCTAGTACACAAAACACCTCAGGGTAGTTTGATTAAAGTTGTCGAACAGGGCTAG
- a CDS encoding ankyrin repeat domain-containing protein, protein MKIKYLITLIISIFLNSNINPMEMYQNSYENPNKTLSIKDLPFELIIIFFGFTIQDHFNDQEDIFNITEDNINSHIKSIVFKVTIRATCQKFYNAFKTYQEKYLINELSVYRKKRFVYLIDKIKFNINKINSQEHFNQELIDLKLTTLLDEIDVPKTLSQVIYQDTILNLKSRLKKEVIELIKLGANPNTKDKEGSTTLMQAIYLEDISIIEVLIALGANVNSQNNYNNNALRIASYYNYANIVNLLLAKGADINIKDINNSTALMAAVKLGQYDTVKLLLEQGANVNTQDSNQDTALILAAWCRHNNIGELLLEYKANVNTRDKTGNTPLILATRKSCSGLIKSLLEKGADINAQNDYGDSALIYAYKICPDIVNLLLDKGANINIQNNEGYTPLMYIIINNNLDIFKLLLTRGANILLKNNEGETALDIAKKRHQEILNNIKKSNNQYIVKILLNEINIVIKSIEDQINEINN, encoded by the coding sequence ATGAAAATAAAGTATTTAATAACATTAATAATAAGCATATTTCTCAATAGCAATATTAATCCTATGGAGATGTACCAAAACAGTTATGAGAATCCTAATAAAACTTTAAGCATTAAGGATTTGCCATTTGAGTTAATTATAATTTTCTTTGGTTTTACAATACAAGATCACTTTAACGATCAAGAAGATATATTTAATATTACTGAAGATAACATTAATAGCCATATAAAAAGCATAGTTTTTAAGGTTACTATACGTGCAACTTGTCAAAAATTTTATAATGCATTTAAAACCTATCAAGAAAAGTATTTAATAAACGAACTCAGTGTATATAGAAAGAAAAGATTTGTTTATTTGATAGATAAAATTAAATTCAATATAAACAAAATTAATTCTCAAGAACATTTCAATCAAGAGCTTATAGATTTAAAACTAACAACACTTTTAGATGAAATTGATGTTCCTAAGACGCTTTCTCAGGTAATTTATCAAGACACTATACTCAATCTTAAAAGTAGATTAAAAAAAGAGGTAATTGAATTAATAAAACTAGGCGCAAATCCTAATACTAAAGATAAAGAAGGTTCTACTACTTTGATGCAAGCCATTTATCTAGAAGATATAAGTATAATTGAGGTATTAATTGCACTAGGAGCAAATGTTAACTCTCAAAATAATTATAATAATAATGCTTTAAGGATAGCTTCTTATTATAATTATGCCAATATAGTTAATTTACTCTTAGCTAAGGGCGCCGATATTAATATTAAAGATATTAATAATTCTACGGCTTTGATGGCTGCTGTTAAATTAGGTCAGTATGATACTGTTAAATTGCTTTTAGAACAAGGCGCCAATGTTAATACTCAAGACAGCAACCAAGATACAGCTTTAATCCTGGCTGCATGGTGTCGTCATAATAATATAGGAGAATTGCTCTTGGAGTATAAAGCAAACGTTAACACTAGGGATAAAACGGGTAATACTCCTTTAATATTAGCTACGCGCAAAAGTTGCTCAGGATTAATTAAGTCTCTCTTAGAAAAAGGTGCTGATATTAATGCTCAAAATGATTATGGTGACTCTGCTTTAATCTACGCTTATAAGATATGTCCAGATATAGTTAATTTGCTTTTAGATAAAGGTGCTAATATAAATATACAAAATAATGAAGGATATACTCCTTTAATGTACATTATTATAAACAATAATTTAGACATATTTAAGCTACTTTTAACAAGAGGCGCTAACATACTCCTGAAAAATAATGAAGGAGAAACAGCTCTAGATATAGCTAAAAAACGTCACCAGGAAATATTAAATAATATCAAAAAATCGAACAATCAATATATAGTTAAAATTTTGCTCAACGAAATCAACATAGTGATAAAATCAATAGAGGATCAAATAAATGAAATTAATAATTAG
- a CDS encoding ribonuclease HI family protein → MKQLSIFSNITDCSQRSNFELYVDGASRNNPGLSGAGIYITKNKEDFLKTGCYLGIKTNNQAEYLALLLGLLFISKYIKTEDQLEIISDSELLVRQISGQYKISNPELKKLYIHIKEILDNLNYKIRHVLRNNNQTADKLANQAIDQKIDIPLDLKEKLKFTI, encoded by the coding sequence ATGAAACAACTTTCTATTTTTAGCAATATAACCGACTGTAGTCAAAGATCTAATTTTGAATTATATGTCGATGGAGCTTCCAGAAATAATCCTGGTCTATCTGGAGCTGGAATATATATAACTAAAAATAAAGAAGATTTCTTAAAAACAGGTTGTTATTTAGGCATCAAAACAAATAATCAAGCCGAATATTTAGCACTTCTTTTAGGCTTATTATTTATAAGCAAATATATAAAAACCGAAGATCAACTTGAAATAATATCCGATTCGGAACTTTTAGTCAGACAAATTTCTGGTCAATATAAAATATCTAATCCTGAATTAAAAAAATTATATATACATATAAAAGAAATACTGGATAATTTAAATTATAAAATCAGACATGTACTTAGGAATAATAATCAAACTGCTGACAAATTAGCAAATCAAGCAATTGATCAAAAAATAGATATTCCTCTTGATTTAAAAGAAAAATTAAAATTTACAATATAA
- a CDS encoding methyltransferase, whose translation MVLKYLFSLILILLFISIGLNIRLFNFQQTRNYIDPSFNRSKLMQMSCGFLLSRAIQVFAQLKLADHLKSPQKIDNNFANKLNVNQSMLYRLLRMLSGHGIVHKNGNDEFILTEIGQYLRTDHPETLCNFFEMEGNPHRWNSYSKLPETIKTGTTSFNILFGESYFDSIKKNPFDQDQFNRGMNDISNNENLIIAYFFKNKKAYSIVDIGGGVGNLLLEIIAINVNIKEAILFDYTPLTNDQKNLIDLKNIKFIQGSFFEKNVIPPNKDIYILKRILHDWNDENSIKILSQIQKTMSKESKLYILDSIMDDTNNYHISKDVDFEMMVLFGGKERTKNEFEKILQKANLKLIKIHNLENSMLSILEVHKK comes from the coding sequence ATGGTACTTAAATATTTATTTAGTTTAATTTTGATTTTATTATTTATTTCTATTGGCTTAAATATAAGATTATTTAACTTTCAACAAACACGTAATTATATTGATCCTAGTTTTAATCGCTCCAAATTAATGCAAATGTCATGTGGTTTTTTACTTTCTCGTGCTATTCAAGTTTTTGCTCAATTAAAACTTGCGGATCATTTAAAAAGTCCTCAAAAAATTGATAATAATTTTGCTAATAAATTAAATGTTAATCAAAGTATGCTTTATAGGTTATTAAGAATGTTAAGCGGTCATGGAATTGTTCATAAAAATGGTAATGATGAATTTATCTTAACTGAAATTGGCCAATATTTAAGAACAGATCACCCCGAAACGTTATGTAATTTTTTTGAAATGGAAGGAAATCCCCATAGATGGAATTCATATAGCAAATTACCTGAAACGATAAAAACAGGCACTACTTCTTTTAATATATTATTTGGAGAAAGTTATTTTGACTCAATTAAAAAAAATCCCTTTGATCAGGATCAATTTAATAGAGGAATGAATGATATTTCTAATAATGAAAATTTAATTATTGCATATTTTTTTAAGAATAAAAAAGCATATTCTATTGTAGATATTGGTGGAGGAGTTGGTAATCTTTTATTAGAAATTATAGCAATAAATGTCAACATAAAAGAAGCTATTTTATTTGACTATACTCCACTTACTAATGATCAAAAAAATTTAATAGATTTAAAAAACATAAAATTTATACAAGGTAGTTTTTTTGAAAAAAATGTAATTCCTCCTAATAAAGACATATACATCTTAAAAAGAATTTTGCATGACTGGAATGATGAGAATTCTATTAAAATTTTAAGTCAAATTCAAAAAACAATGTCCAAAGAGAGTAAATTATATATTTTAGATTCGATTATGGATGACACAAATAATTATCATATTTCAAAAGATGTTGATTTTGAAATGATGGTTTTATTTGGTGGAAAAGAAAGAACTAAAAATGAATTTGAAAAAATCCTTCAAAAGGCTAATTTAAAATTAATAAAAATTCATAATTTAGAAAATTCTATGCTTTCTATTTTAGAAGTTCATAAAAAATAA
- a CDS encoding zinc ribbon domain-containing protein: protein MNQSEFNQFIKLVEVDKEIYQLSREKANLKTQIENIELDIENIQKDIESLHRTVLYLKRANSELELELKSLDNQFAIKSKKINNASTTREYYSLEQEIEAIKSSKDQIETELFNLWPQLEENQNLYDQTIVNAKDKKENLIKDIKSFETRINYLDKQIEELNKDKQKLEISVSNQTPEAFVHYNSMKENVHNPVVKVKSNNCPVCFYEITPHEIIKIKTNQLTRCQNCYRLLYATSASPES from the coding sequence ATGAACCAATCTGAATTTAATCAGTTTATCAAATTAGTAGAAGTTGACAAAGAAATTTATCAATTATCTCGTGAAAAAGCAAATCTTAAAACTCAAATAGAGAACATAGAATTAGATATAGAAAATATACAAAAAGATATAGAATCTTTGCATCGCACTGTATTATATTTAAAAAGAGCCAATTCTGAACTTGAGTTAGAGCTTAAGTCTCTAGACAATCAATTTGCAATAAAAAGCAAAAAAATTAATAATGCTTCTACCACACGAGAATATTACTCTTTAGAACAAGAAATAGAAGCTATTAAAAGCTCTAAAGATCAAATAGAAACAGAACTTTTTAATCTATGGCCTCAATTAGAAGAAAACCAAAATTTATACGATCAAACAATTGTAAATGCCAAAGACAAAAAAGAGAATTTAATAAAAGATATCAAAAGCTTTGAGACAAGGATAAATTATCTTGATAAACAAATAGAAGAACTAAATAAAGATAAACAAAAATTAGAAATTTCAGTAAGCAATCAAACACCAGAAGCATTTGTTCACTATAATTCTATGAAAGAAAATGTACATAATCCTGTCGTTAAAGTAAAAAGCAATAACTGCCCTGTATGTTTTTATGAAATAACTCCTCATGAAATAATCAAAATAAAAACAAATCAATTAACAAGATGCCAAAATTGCTATAGATTACTCTATGCTACATCGGCAAGTCCTGAATCTTAA
- a CDS encoding NupC/NupG family nucleoside CNT transporter, whose translation MFISTNWRYQLSRYNFFAIIATLVSLTLIEYKYSIIQTFISYLNQHNRVNNIVGIFIVLLISYLASYKKNSINFKLILSGLLIHLSLGLLVLKTSIGSNTLEYISGLISKLYLAADKGIEFVFGKLSIIKEPSDFIFAIKVLPVIVFFGAFISLLFHLKIIQKTVYFISLFLRPILGTSGAETLCTVANSFLGQTEAPLLIKSYLKNMTRSEFMLVMISGMSTISAAILAVFASIGVPAKHLLASSILSIPASIIISKILYPETEIPQTLNMTKIDSEVKTINIIDAISTGTTDGLYLALNVGAMLIAFIALISMANNILDFSCLTINNIFQYLNINFKLSSITLDNILGFICLPFGWLLGFKDAEAFKIAELIGTKIAINELVAYSKMVNYGLSERAIAITTYALCGFSNFSCIGIQIGAIGALVPEKRKWLSEFGLKAVLGGALANLLSALIAGLLI comes from the coding sequence ATGTTTATCTCTACTAATTGGCGTTATCAATTAAGTCGTTATAACTTCTTTGCCATTATTGCTACTTTAGTTTCACTTACCTTAATAGAATATAAATATTCTATTATTCAAACTTTTATATCTTACTTAAATCAACATAATCGTGTTAATAATATAGTAGGTATATTCATAGTCCTTTTAATATCATATTTAGCTTCATATAAAAAAAACTCTATAAACTTTAAATTGATACTTTCAGGACTATTAATACATTTAAGTTTAGGGCTTTTAGTACTTAAAACTTCGATTGGAAGCAATACACTTGAATATATATCAGGTTTAATAAGTAAGCTTTACTTAGCTGCTGATAAAGGTATAGAGTTTGTGTTCGGCAAATTAAGTATAATAAAAGAGCCATCAGATTTTATTTTTGCAATCAAAGTCCTTCCGGTAATAGTATTTTTTGGTGCTTTCATATCTCTACTTTTTCATTTAAAGATAATACAAAAAACCGTATATTTTATAAGCTTGTTTTTAAGGCCCATATTAGGAACATCTGGAGCTGAGACTTTATGTACAGTCGCTAATAGCTTTTTGGGACAAACTGAAGCTCCTTTACTTATAAAAAGTTACTTAAAAAATATGACTAGATCTGAATTCATGCTAGTTATGATAAGTGGAATGTCTACTATAAGCGCTGCAATTTTGGCAGTATTTGCAAGTATTGGAGTTCCAGCAAAACACTTACTTGCTTCTAGTATATTATCTATTCCTGCTAGTATAATAATTTCAAAAATATTATACCCGGAAACTGAAATTCCTCAAACTTTAAACATGACAAAAATAGATAGTGAAGTTAAAACGATTAACATAATCGACGCTATATCAACCGGAACAACAGATGGGCTATATTTAGCACTAAACGTAGGAGCTATGCTTATTGCTTTTATTGCTTTAATAAGTATGGCAAATAATATTCTAGATTTCAGTTGTTTAACTATTAATAATATATTTCAATATTTAAATATAAACTTTAAATTAAGCAGTATTACTCTTGATAATATACTTGGATTTATATGTCTTCCATTTGGTTGGCTTTTAGGGTTTAAAGACGCTGAAGCATTTAAAATTGCAGAACTAATTGGAACAAAGATAGCAATTAACGAGTTAGTGGCTTATAGTAAAATGGTAAATTATGGGTTATCTGAAAGAGCTATCGCTATTACTACTTATGCACTTTGCGGTTTTTCTAATTTCTCATGTATAGGAATACAAATCGGCGCAATAGGAGCATTAGTCCCTGAAAAACGTAAATGGTTAAGTGAATTTGGATTAAAAGCTGTTCTTGGAGGAGCGCTTGCTAATTTACTATCTGCTTTAATAGCTGGTCTTTTAATATAA
- a CDS encoding metal-dependent hydrolase: protein MPNYKTHISAAIVCYYIILFTFIVYGKPIFDLNHAISWLLSIVAGSMFPDIDIKSKGQKLFSLIFLFGVIISTLFKNYNTAIGISIFSFMPLLVKHRGLFHNLWFLMALVFITSKILIYKLPDYEWFIISNAIFFAIGIKTHIALDLGIIKFSK, encoded by the coding sequence ATGCCTAATTATAAAACACATATTTCTGCAGCAATTGTTTGTTATTATATAATATTATTTACTTTTATAGTGTACGGAAAGCCTATATTTGATTTAAATCACGCAATAAGCTGGTTACTATCAATAGTTGCCGGATCAATGTTTCCAGATATAGATATAAAAAGCAAGGGGCAAAAGTTATTTTCTTTAATATTTCTCTTTGGTGTTATTATTTCTACATTGTTTAAAAACTATAATACAGCTATTGGAATTTCAATATTCTCTTTTATGCCTTTACTTGTAAAACATAGAGGTCTATTTCACAATTTATGGTTTTTAATGGCTCTAGTATTTATTACATCTAAAATTCTTATCTATAAATTACCTGATTATGAATGGTTTATAATCAGCAATGCTATATTTTTTGCAATTGGTATCAAAACACATATAGCACTAGATTTAGGAATAATAAAGTTTTCAAAATAA